A stretch of Triticum aestivum cultivar Chinese Spring chromosome 1D, IWGSC CS RefSeq v2.1, whole genome shotgun sequence DNA encodes these proteins:
- the LOC123182089 gene encoding F-box protein SKP2A produces MVSARSVDRQLDACFSNLMVSSGGGRGQAETGGAVPMLSGWKDLPMELLMRIISVAGDDRIVVVASGVCTGWRDALGWGVTNLSLSWCQQNMNNLTISFAHKFTKLQVLTLRQIKPQLEDSAVEAVANYCYDLRELDLSRSFRLSDRSLYALANGCPRLTKLNISGCSSFSDSALIYLSCHCKNLKSLNLCGCGKAATDESLQAIAQNCGHLQSLNLGWCDSVTDEGVTSLASGCPDLWALDLCGCVLITDESVIALASGCPYLRSLGLYYCQNITDRAMYSLANSCVKSKRGRWGTPRSSSSSSKDVDGLANLNISQCTALTPPAVQAVCDSFPSLHTCPERHSLIISGCLSLTNVHCACGLQRHRAGSALQATSHAY; encoded by the exons ATGGTTAGTGCGAGGTCAGTGGACAGGCAGTTGGATGCGTGCTTCAGCAACCTCATGGTGTCTAGCGGCGGTGGAAGGGGGCAGGCTGAAACTGGTGGCGCTGTGCCTATGTTGTCAGGATGGAAGGACCTTCCAATGGAGCTGCTTATGCGGATCATATCAGTTGCTGGAGATGATCGAATTGTCGTTGTCGCATCCGGTGTTTGCACTGGCTGGCGCGACGCGTTAGGATGGGGGGTCACTAATCTTTCCCTCTCATG GTGCCAGCAGAACATGAATAACTTAACAATATCATTTGCTCACAAGTTCACAAAGCTTCAGGTTCTCACTCTTCGCCAAATCAAACCTCAGCTTGAAGACAGTGCAGTAGAGGCTGTTGCCAACTACTGTTATGATCTTCGTGAGCTAGACCTCAGCCGAAGTTTCCGGCTTAGTGACCGTTCATTGTATGCGCTGGCCAACGGATGTCCTCGGCTTACAAAACTGAACATCAGTGGGTGTTCCAGTTTCAGTGACAGTGCCTTAATCTACCTTAGTTGCCACTGTAAAAACCTGAAGAGCTTAAATCTTTGTGGATGTGGAAAGGCAGCCACTGATGAATCCTTGCAG GCCATAGCCCAAAACTGTGGGCACCTGCAATCTTTGAACCTAGGTTGGTGTGACAGTGTCACAGATGAGGGGGTTACCAGCTTGGCATCAGGCTGCCCTGATCTCTGGGCCCTGGATTTGTGTGGCTGTGTTCTTATAACAG ACGAGAGTGTTATTGCTCTAGCAAGCGGGTGCCCCTACCTGCGATCTTTGGGCCTGTACTACTGCCAGAACATCACCGACCGAGCCATGTACTCCCTCGCAAACAGCTGCGTGAAGAGCAAACGAGGGAGGTGGGGCACCccgcggagcagcagcagcagctcgaaGGACGTCGACGGGCTGGCGAACCTGAACATCAGCCAGTGCACGGCCCTGACGCCTCCGGCGGTCCAGGCGGTGTGCGACTCCTTCCCGTCGCTCCACACCTGCCCGGAGAGGCACTCCCTCATCATCAGCGGCTGCCTCAGCCTGACTAACGTCCACTGCGCCTGCGGCCTCCAGCGCCACCGCGCCGGAAGCGCCCTGCAGGCCACCAGCCATGCGTACTGA